The Phormidium yuhuli AB48 DNA window CCCCAGCCTCAAAAAACTTACTGGCGATCGCCCCTTGAGTACTCCCAAACAGGGCGATCGTCACAGCGACAGTCACTGAAGGGAGCAGGCTCCTCATGAGTAAATTTATCACAGACATAATCATAACGCGGGTTTCAGAGTTACCCGTACTGAGTAGAGTTTAGGTCGTAGGTTTAATTTACAACACTTTACCTCAATAAAACCACGGATGGACTAAATTTCGATCTTCGTATTTTCACTTAAACCGTATTCCCCTTTAGATAAACCCCCTAAGAACCAAGATACCCTTAAACTATTCTCAAACGAGTGATTCTGCGACACTTACCCCTCCAATATTCCCTAATTTCTCAAGATAACTGAAATACTTCTGATAAATTGACCCAAGTTTTCGCGTTTACAAAAGTTACATGTTAACAGCGCCTGTGAACTCTAGGAACTCCTATTTTTTACAGACATCATACCAGAAAGAACACGACTGTAAATTTACTTAAAAAACTCCGTAAATTCATGGAGGTTTGATGAGATTTACTGAAAACTGTGACAGATATCACATCATTGAGCCAGCAAACCCGGAATAATTGACCCATTAAAACCCAGCCAAGCTGAGCCTATATCGTGTTAGCCCGAATCTGGAGTGCATCCCTCTATGGCATTAATGCCGTCCGAGTGGGAGTGGAAATTGACGTCTCGGGAGGACTCCCCTCAACGGTCGTGGTCGGATTACCCGATACAGCCGTCCAAGAATCACGAGAACGAGTCAAAGCTGCCCTGAGAAATTCCGGGTTTAGCTTTCCCATGCGTCGCATTGTTGTCAACTTAACCCCAGCCGACCTGCGTAAAGAAGGGCCAAGTTTCGACTTACCCATCAGCTTAGGAATCTTAGCCGCCTCCCAACAAATCAACCCCCAACTCCTCGGAGATTATCTCTTCCTCGGAGAAGTGTCCCTCGATGGCAGCTTACGGCCCGTCAGTGGGGTCTTGCCCATTGCCGCCGCCGCCGCCTCCATGGGGATGAGTGGCTTAGTCGTTCCCCAGGCCAATGCCCAAGAAGCTGCCGTCATCCAAGACATCGCCGTCTACGGCCTCAGCAGCGTCCGGGACGTCAGCCAATTTCTCGATCAACCTGAACAGTTTGCCCGTACCGTCGTGGATTTAGACAAAGCCCTCTCCCAAGACGCTGACATCGGGTTAGATCTCAAAGATGTCAAAGGCCAAGCTCATGCCCGTCGGGCCTTAGAAATTGCCGCCGCTGGGGGTCATAATCTCATTTTTGTCGGTCCCCCGGGCAGTGGTAAAACCATGTTAGCGCGGCGATTACCGGGGATTCTCCCCCCTCTCACCCTGCCCGAAGCCCTCGACGTGACCCAGATTCATTCCGTCGCCGGCCTACTGCGCGATCGCGGTCAACTGGTGAGTCAACGTCCCTTCCGCAGTCCCCACCATTCCGCCAGCGGTCCCTCCCTCGTCGGGGGCGGCAGTTATCCCAAACCCGGGGAAATCTCCCTGGCCCATCGCGGCGTCTTGTTCCTAGACGAATTAACCGAATTTAAACGAGATGTCCTAGAATTTCTGCGTC harbors:
- a CDS encoding YifB family Mg chelatase-like AAA ATPase, with amino-acid sequence MLARIWSASLYGINAVRVGVEIDVSGGLPSTVVVGLPDTAVQESRERVKAALRNSGFSFPMRRIVVNLTPADLRKEGPSFDLPISLGILAASQQINPQLLGDYLFLGEVSLDGSLRPVSGVLPIAAAAASMGMSGLVVPQANAQEAAVIQDIAVYGLSSVRDVSQFLDQPEQFARTVVDLDKALSQDADIGLDLKDVKGQAHARRALEIAAAGGHNLIFVGPPGSGKTMLARRLPGILPPLTLPEALDVTQIHSVAGLLRDRGQLVSQRPFRSPHHSASGPSLVGGGSYPKPGEISLAHRGVLFLDELTEFKRDVLEFLRQPLEDGQVTISRTRQSVEFPARFTLVASTNPCPCGYYGDPIQPCTCSPRQREQYWAKLSGPLMDRIDLQVVVNRLKPQEILQQNLGEDSQSVRSRVKIGRQQASQRFQEEPIRCNAEMQSHHLRRWCHLDEASQGLLEAAIRQLGLSARGTDRILKVARTIADLAQEEQIQASHIAEAIQYRTIDRMT